CCAGCGGTCAGCTTAGCTTACGTAATGCCCTGATTTTTGTCTTTATACAGTTGCTCGTTGCTGCGTTGCTATTACTTGCGATTAACTCCTATAGTCGTTGGTTAGCCTTATTGCTATTGCCTTTTGTGATTATTTATCCACTCTGCAAGCGGTTTACGCATTGGCCACAGGCTGTATTGGGAGTGGCATTTAATTGGGGAATGCTCATGGCCTGGTCTGACACACAAAACAGTGTGCCTTTAGCCGCAGTGGCGATGTGGGTGGGGGCGGTAAGCTGGCAAATCGGTTATGACGCGATTTATGGCTACATTGATATGGAAGACGACCTAAAACTAGGGCTTAAATCCGCAGCGATTCGTTTTGGTGATAACGGGAAACAATGGCTGACGGGCTTCTATGGCATCAGCATCGTATTGTGGATGTGGGCCGGTTATGCCATGGGCATGAGCTGGGCCTATTTTGTCATCATGGCAGCAATTGCCGTGCATTTAGCATGGCAGGTCTATCAGTTTGATCCAAAAAAGCGTGAATTAGGATTACCTTTGTTTCGCGCAAATATGACAGTGGGTGTCTTGCTGGTTGCGGCGGCATTGGCGGGAACCTTAATAAATTAAACTCAATCATTCGCGGTTTTGGGCTAGGCGTGTAAAATAACGCCAGTTTTTGAATTATCGCAACATATTCAATTATTTTGAGACAGACCGCCGATTAAGGCGTTACAAAAAAGGTGCACCATGCCAACCACAATGGAAATCGTTGCAACCGTATTGTTTGCAACGGCAATTATTCATACCTTCTCAGTACCTGTATTTGCTCGATTGGCAAATAAGGGTGGCCCACATGCTGGTTTGTGGCACATGCTGTCCGAAGTCGAGGCCGTTTTCGGTGTTTGGGCTTTTATCTTAATGGTATTCATCACCGTATTTATTGGCGTGGATAAGGCCATTGAATACATGGATAGCCGTAACTTTACCGAACCCGCGTTTGTATTCGCCATTATGGTGGTGGCGGCCAGTCGACCCATCTTAGAGATGGTGTCTAAACTTGTGAAACTCATCGCTGCTATTTTGCCTCTACGCAATGAATATGCGATGTTTTTTGTCACGATGTCAGTTGTGCCGCTGTTTGGCTCGTTAATTACAGAGCCTGCGGCGATGACACTGGCGGCTTTATTATTACGAGATCAGTATTTCAAACGTTCCGGTCGCGCTGGGTTTAAATATTTAACCTTAGGGGTATTGTTTGTTAATATTTCTATCGGTGGCGTACTGACGTCGTATGCGGCTCCTCCTGTATTGATGGTGGCTC
This Paenalcaligenes faecalis DNA region includes the following protein-coding sequences:
- the ubiA gene encoding 4-hydroxybenzoate octaprenyltransferase; amino-acid sequence: MQPHFPSPIENNKRPDLADMRPDDWVAQWLPQSWGPYARLCRLDRPVGTWLTLLPCIAALIQAAGGWPDLWRLIIFSFGALLMRGVGCCFNDIFDRDFDNKVERTRFRPLTSGQLSLRNALIFVFIQLLVAALLLLAINSYSRWLALLLLPFVIIYPLCKRFTHWPQAVLGVAFNWGMLMAWSDTQNSVPLAAVAMWVGAVSWQIGYDAIYGYIDMEDDLKLGLKSAAIRFGDNGKQWLTGFYGISIVLWMWAGYAMGMSWAYFVIMAAIAVHLAWQVYQFDPKKRELGLPLFRANMTVGVLLVAAALAGTLIN